The genomic region TCAAACGCCTTGCGAACTTGCAGATCGATTGTGGGTGAAAAATTCCCTGGATCCCGAAGTCGAAAAACTACGTATCCAAAAATAGGTGCGGTTTAATTTCTCGGATTACCCTGAGTATTGTCCCTCTTAAACACATAACCAATAGAAATAAAAGTGGGCTGTGACAATAACGGTGGCAAAACATACTGGCATGGTCTTGTTGGCGAAACACTGCGCGTGCTTTTGGGACCAATCGCATTGAAGTGCGCACGGAAGTCCAGGTTGCCTCAATTCCGCCCAAGGCGGATTTGATTTTGATTCAGCGAAAGAAAAATGTCGGGAGTGGTTGGACGGAAGAACAGAAGCTACGTCTGGCGGATGGGCTGGGTGACCTTGTTGCAGACCAGATTTTAGCTGAAGTGAAAATAAGAGAAAGTCTGAACGAAAAAACCCTCTCCTGGCTTTCAATGTACGATGCGCTGTATCTGGACACGGCAAAACTGGATCGTCATCAATTGCGGAGTGTAATCATCAGTGCCATAACACCGCGGAAGGAATTTCTGGAACGGTATTTTTTCAAACCTGTTGGACCGGCGGGTGTTTACGAAAGTGTCCCCTATTGGGGTGGACCTGTCCGGCTGATCGTTCTCAACGACTTGGCAAACGAACCACAAAACGCTCCGCTAAAATGCTTCGCCAGTCGCATGGATGAACAAAAAAAAGCGTTCGAGACAATCATGCGAACAGAACTGTTCAAGATCTCGGAAGCCTTTGGACAGATCGTTGCTGGTTTATGGAGGTTGAAAATGAAAGGGTCAATGGAAACTCCCGGAATGGAAGAAATCACCCCCGAATATGTCATTGAACTCGGGAAAAAATGGATCGCTTCGATGATGGAGGCAACACCAGACCAGGAACTTTTTTCATTACCAAGATTTGAACAGAGACTGGTGCGAGAACATCAGGATGGGCGTCAAAAGGAAGGGGCATTGATTTTGACACGTCTTCTGCAATACCGCTTTGGCACTGTTCCTGAATGGGCCGATGATAAAATTTCCAAGGCAGAATTACCTTCCCTGGAACATTGGAGCCTGCGTATTTTCGATGCGCAATCGCTGGAGGATGTTTTTTCGGACAAATCGTGATGCAACCGGTTCACTGAACTTGATGCAACGATCTTCCCCTTGCCAGTCCCTCGGCTGTGCCATTTCTCTCAATCTTCACGGGTAACGCGCAAAATTTCTTCCAATGTCGTCAACCCTTCATTGGCCAAACGCAACCCATCCTCCCGCAAACTGCGACTCATCGTCCGCGCATGAAGGGTCAGGGCCTGTTCGCCAGCGTCATTGTGGACCAATTGTTTCATTTTTTCATCCATGGGCAGGTATTCATAAATCCCCGCCCGCCCCGAATAACCACTGCCACCACATTTTTCACAACCGACCGCGGCAGGAACCTGGCGGGGCATGAGAAAGCTTTCCTCCAGTCCCAAATCCTTGCGGTCGATGGCGGTCGATGGACGCATGGTCCGGCACGATTCGCACAACAGACGCACCAACCTCTGCGCCACCACGGCCACCAGACTCGATGACAGCAGATACGATTCCACCCCCATGTCACGCAACCGGGTCACCGCACCGATGGCACTGTTGGTGTGCAACGTGGAAAGCACCATGTGACCCGTCAAACTTGACTGCACCGCAATCCTCGCTGTTTCCAGATCACGGATTTCCCCAACCATGACCACATCGGGATCCTGACGCAGAATGGCCCGCAGCCCACGGGCAAACGTCAGTTCGACCTTGGGATTGACGTGGGTCTGGCTGATCCCCTCGATGTTGTATTCGATGGGGTCCTCGACCGTCATGATGTTGCGGGATTGATCGTTGAGCCGTTTAAGAATGGCATAAAGGGTTGTCGTCTTGCCCGATCCGGTCGGTCCGGTCACCAGAATGATCCCGTTGGGTTTGTGGATCGCCCGGTCGAGGACATCGCGCATCTCGGCAACCATGCCCAACTGTTCCAGCCCCAATCGCCCCGCCTGGCGATCCAGAAGACGCATGACCACCCGTTCCCCAAAACCGGTGGGGATGGTCGAAACCCGCACATCCACCGGTCGTCCGGCAATCCGCAAGGCAATCCGGCCATCCTGCGGCAATCTTTTTTCGGCAATATCGAGCCGCGCCATCACCTTGACGCGAGAGACGATCAACGGCGCCAACGCCTTTTTCGGCTCAAGAATGGTCTGCAACACCCCATCGATGCGAAACCGCACCACGAGAAAACTTTCATAGGGCTCCAGATGAATATCCGAGGCGCCACGCTTCACCGCCTCGGTCACCAGGGCATTGATCAGACGGATGATCGGGGCATCGTCATCGCTGTCGGCCAGGTCCTTTGGCTCCTCCAGATCCCTGGCCACCTGACTCAGGTCCATCGCCTCGTCGATGGCTTCCATATCCCGCATCGCCTGCGTGGACCCCTCCTCGAACGCCGTCCGCAACGTATGCTCAAAGACCTCCGGCGTCATGAATTCGATGGCCAGGGATCCCGTAAACCGTCGCCGCACCTCCATCAACGCCGTCAACGATACATCCTGTCGGCATTGGACCACCACCGCTCCATCATGCCCAAACGAAACCAGAACCCCCATCCGTTTGGCAAACGAATAGGAAACGCCGTGCTGCACCCGCTCCCGTTCCTCAACGGCAATGGCCGCCCTCGCTTCAGGACCCGATTCAATCCCCATAGTCCTGACTTTCCCTGTAAACCTTCCCCCCAACCGCCGCCGGCCCGACCGACGAAACCTCCGTCCCATGACCCCGAGGCCCGGTCGTCGTCACCGGTGTCGTCTCGGAAAAAGTGTCACCCGACGACACCAGAAGTTTTGGCGCGGCGAAGATCATGGCGGATTGATTTTTTTCCATTCCAAAAAATTCCACATTCTCCCTGGGAACGGACATCAACAACGAACCACTTCGCTCCATGACGGACGGCGCCGCATCGGGACCATCCTCCACAACCGTCACGGCAACCGGTTTGCCCTCCTCCCGCGCCGTCACGGTCCTTGAATCCACCGCGACCTTGACCGGTTTGCCCTGATCCCCGACGGCTGTCGCCCCCGTTTCCGGTGCCGAGGAGATGGATCCACCCATGGAAGGGGATGCCTCCGAACGGGTTGCATTTCCCTCCGTCGTTCCCCCCGGAGATGCTGGCAGATCCTCCTGGAGAATTTCCCGATGTTCCACCCTTCGGGACATCCGCAACTGCTCACCCCATTCCGGAAGGATCGGCGGCTTCTCATCCAACTTGACGGGCCCCTTGATCTCTGGGACCTCCAGCTGAATCGATCGCATGATCCGGTAACTCTCCTCCGTGGCGGCATCGCCCGAAGTCTCGGTGTGCAGAATCTGCGGTCTGAGAAAGACCATCAGATTGGTTTTGACATCCGCCGACCGTTCGGCGCGAAACATCGTCCCCAGCAAGGGAAGATCACCCAGAAAAGGAACCTTGGCGGTCGTCTGCTGCATATCGTCCTGAATCAGCCCCCCCAGCACAAGAATTTGCTGATTTTCCACCAGGACAGAGGTCTTGATCCGCCGCGTCCGCGTCACTGCGTCCGACAAGGTAATGTTCGCCGCGTCAGGCAACAGGCTTGAAACTTCCTGGTCGATGTCCATGCGCACCGTATCCCCCTCGGTGACCAGGGGACGAACCTTCAGGGAAAGGCCGACATTTTCCCGGGTGATGGTTTGAAATGGATTGCCCGCATTGTTGGTGGTACTGGAGGTAATGAACGGAACTTCCTGGCCGACGACGATTTCCGCCTCTTCATTGTCCAGGGTCACGATGGAGGGGGTCGAAAGAATGTTGGTATCGGCATCGCTTTTCAATGCCCGCAGCAGGGCGATCAGATTGGTCCCATCGGTCCCCCCGACCAGGAGTCCCGCCAAACTGTTGACCACCGTCACTGCCTCCTGCGACTCCGGCTTTTTGCTTGCCGCCCCCAACTGAAGCAGCCCCGGATTGGCGGAAGGAAAATTGATCCCGCCGATGACCTTGTCCTCGTTACCCGTCCCCAGATTGCCCCACTGAATCCCCAATTCCGCAACCTTGTCGTTGGACACCTCGGCGATGATTGCCTTGACCATGACCTGCTTGCGCCGTCGGTCCAACACGCGCACCACCTCGGTCATCGAACGCAACAGGTCCACCGGGGCGGAAATGACCAACGAGTTGTCTCCGGTATAGGCCTGGACATTGACCAGGGAGTTTCCCTTATTGTTTTCCTGTTTGTTGTCCTTGAGATAGTTCTCGCCCATATTGGCCAATACCTTGGCCAGTTCCTCTGCCTTGGCATATTTGAGGCCGATCACCCGGGTATTGCCCGACACCTCGACTGCCCCATCCAGTTTGCCAATGATCATCCGCATTCGTACCCGGGCATCCTGATGTCCCCCGAGCAGAATGGAATTGGTCCGTTCGTCGGCGACAATCACCACCTTTTCCTGGGAATTGTCCGGGGCCATGATCTTGGAAAGTTCGCTGGCGATCCTCTGGACATCCGAGGCCTTGGCATGCTCCAGGGTGACCGTTTCGATGGTTTCGGTAAACGGACGATCGACCCGTTCGAGCAGCTTTTCCAGGCGGGCGATTTCCGCCGAACGTCCCGAGATGACCAGGGAATTGGTATCCGGATGGGCCGACATATGGGCCTTGGGACCCAGCATCGGACGCAAAACCGGGATGATCCGCCCCGCATCGACAAAACGCAACGAAAAGACCTGCGCCACGACCTCATCGCTGCCGCCGCTGGCCATGGAATCGGATTTTGCCTGATATTTCAGATCGTTGTCCGGGAGAATCTTGATGACGTTGCCAACCGGAACCGCCATGAACCCATGGACTTCGAGGATCGACAGGAACATGGCGTACAACTCATCCCCGGAAACCGGCTTGTGGGAAACGACCGTCACCTTGCCCTGTACCTTGGGATCGAGGACAAAGTTTTTTCCCGTCGCCTTGGCCACCGTCTCCACCAGGGTTTCCAGATCCGCCCCTTTCAGATTGAGGGTGATGTTGTTGGATGACCCTGCCACAGCCCCGGAGGGAGCAACCGGTGTTGTCGCGGAGGTAGTTTCCGCCACCACCGCTGCCGGCCAACCCAGCAATAGCGCCAATATTCCGGACAACCTCAAGGCCGCCATTGGTCTCATGCGTCGTATCCTTAGTCTTCCTCATTACTGCCAACCTACGGATCTGGGAAGGGGCGAAAGGTAATTGCCCAGGGACCTTCCCCGGTTCGAAATTATTGAAAGAAAAAAGGGGTCTGGGGGATTGCCCCCAGGGTTTTGATTTTGACTTTGTTTTTCCACGCGCCATTTCACCCGAAGCAAGATTCCCGTCAGGCATCGGGAGGGCGAATTTCCAGAATCGCCCGGGGCAATTTCAATGCCTCCAACCGTCCACCCCGGTCCAGAATCACCCGGTCACTCTCGACCGCATACAACCACACCCCCCCGGTCACTTCTTCACCAACCGCAAACACCTTCTCCGGAGCATCGGCCAATTTGATCAAAGCAAATGCCGGAATTCTGGTGCCATCAATGAACAAAATACCATGCAACTGAAAATTCAGGCTCGTGTCGGGAAGATTCCGGGTGTCTGCCGCCAAAGTCGTCCCCCCCGGTCCCACCTGACTGCCAAAAGGATGCCACTGGGTCATGGTGGTCAAATCAAGTTTCTCCCCACCCCCCGGACTGCCCGCCGAGCTGACCACTGCCCCCCCGACCTCGACCGCTCCCGAAACATCCATGGCGCGCAACAACGATCGAACCTCCGACTGAAGATCAAAGGCAAACAATGGCAACAGCAACAGATTGAGCATCCATGGAGAAAACCGCGAACGTCCCCCGGACTTGAAAATCCCGTTCCGGCGTCGCCACCATTCGATCACATCGTTCCATCGAGGCTTTTTCATGATTCCCTCCACCACCAGCTTCGATTTCAGGAGACCCAAGTCAAAAAGCCCCGCCTCTTTACAAAGGCGGGGCTTGCAATAATCAGTCCAACAGCCGATTTTCGACCGGCAACCGTTGATCCGGTCACGGGCTCCAGGGAAGTTCCCATCCCTTCGGCGGCACCGCCTTGGCGGGAAGCAATCGGAAAAACTTGATGCCCAGGAGGAACAACAAGGCACTCAGGCCGATCCCCCCGAATCCAAGGACAAATTCAACCAGAGCAGGCGTGTACAGCGCGTCATGACCATCCAGGAAAACACTGTTGGTCTGGAAACCCGGAAACATGTCGAACGGATAGGCCTGTCCCGCCAAGAGGACATGGGCCACGAAGCCAAACGCACCCACGACCGTGATTCCGGAAGCGGCCATCACCCCGGAAACCGTATTGCCCATGCGACTGTTGAAAAGGATCGCCAAGGGAAAGATCACGCAACAACCCCAGACACCAAACCAGTACAACCATGCCCATGGCCCCGTGAGCAACCATGTTTCGACCTCGTAAAACGCGGGCGAATAAAATTTGGTGAATTTTTCCACAACGAACAGGTACCCCACCAACAGGGTAAAGAAAATCAGGGCGTTACGAAGACCGAACACCAGCTTTTCATCCATGAAGCGTCCGGTCCTGCGGTAGGTGCTGACAAGAATGATGGTCGAAAGGGCCGTCCCCGAGGTCAAGGACACCGCCACGAACATCGGACCGGTGATCGCCGAATGGAACACGTCGCGGGCCTGGATGACCCCGAAGATCGAGCCGGTGCCGGTGGTCAGGATCACCCTCCAGGCAAAGGCGGTCGAACCCACGACCTTGGTGTATTGCTTGTACTCGAACATGCTCCAGAGGTAGAGGATGCAGAGGACGAGAAAGCCGGAATACAGAAAGACATTCCAGGTAAACATGGAGCGAAAGTTCATGTGAAGCATCGGCAGCAGCAGACGGTCGGGCCGTCCCAGATCGAGCAACAACACCGTCAGACCGCCGACGAGCAGGACGATCGACAGAAAGGCGGAAAAGCGGGTGAACTGCTTGAACTGGATCGTGGCGAACACCGTGGACATGGAGCCCAGATTGAGCGCCCCCGAGGCCATGACCAGCAGAGTGATGGCGAAT from Magnetococcales bacterium harbors:
- a CDS encoding DUF4351 domain-containing protein is translated as MRTEVQVASIPPKADLILIQRKKNVGSGWTEEQKLRLADGLGDLVADQILAEVKIRESLNEKTLSWLSMYDALYLDTAKLDRHQLRSVIISAITPRKEFLERYFFKPVGPAGVYESVPYWGGPVRLIVLNDLANEPQNAPLKCFASRMDEQKKAFETIMRTELFKISEAFGQIVAGLWRLKMKGSMETPGMEEITPEYVIELGKKWIASMMEATPDQELFSLPRFEQRLVREHQDGRQKEGALILTRLLQYRFGTVPEWADDKISKAELPSLEHWSLRIFDAQSLEDVFSDKS
- the gspE gene encoding type II secretion system ATPase GspE; translation: MGIESGPEARAAIAVEERERVQHGVSYSFAKRMGVLVSFGHDGAVVVQCRQDVSLTALMEVRRRFTGSLAIEFMTPEVFEHTLRTAFEEGSTQAMRDMEAIDEAMDLSQVARDLEEPKDLADSDDDAPIIRLINALVTEAVKRGASDIHLEPYESFLVVRFRIDGVLQTILEPKKALAPLIVSRVKVMARLDIAEKRLPQDGRIALRIAGRPVDVRVSTIPTGFGERVVMRLLDRQAGRLGLEQLGMVAEMRDVLDRAIHKPNGIILVTGPTGSGKTTTLYAILKRLNDQSRNIMTVEDPIEYNIEGISQTHVNPKVELTFARGLRAILRQDPDVVMVGEIRDLETARIAVQSSLTGHMVLSTLHTNSAIGAVTRLRDMGVESYLLSSSLVAVVAQRLVRLLCESCRTMRPSTAIDRKDLGLEESFLMPRQVPAAVGCEKCGGSGYSGRAGIYEYLPMDEKMKQLVHNDAGEQALTLHARTMSRSLREDGLRLANEGLTTLEEILRVTRED
- the gspD gene encoding type II secretion system secretin GspD; amino-acid sequence: MRPMAALRLSGILALLLGWPAAVVAETTSATTPVAPSGAVAGSSNNITLNLKGADLETLVETVAKATGKNFVLDPKVQGKVTVVSHKPVSGDELYAMFLSILEVHGFMAVPVGNVIKILPDNDLKYQAKSDSMASGGSDEVVAQVFSLRFVDAGRIIPVLRPMLGPKAHMSAHPDTNSLVISGRSAEIARLEKLLERVDRPFTETIETVTLEHAKASDVQRIASELSKIMAPDNSQEKVVIVADERTNSILLGGHQDARVRMRMIIGKLDGAVEVSGNTRVIGLKYAKAEELAKVLANMGENYLKDNKQENNKGNSLVNVQAYTGDNSLVISAPVDLLRSMTEVVRVLDRRRKQVMVKAIIAEVSNDKVAELGIQWGNLGTGNEDKVIGGINFPSANPGLLQLGAASKKPESQEAVTVVNSLAGLLVGGTDGTNLIALLRALKSDADTNILSTPSIVTLDNEEAEIVVGQEVPFITSSTTNNAGNPFQTITRENVGLSLKVRPLVTEGDTVRMDIDQEVSSLLPDAANITLSDAVTRTRRIKTSVLVENQQILVLGGLIQDDMQQTTAKVPFLGDLPLLGTMFRAERSADVKTNLMVFLRPQILHTETSGDAATEESYRIMRSIQLEVPEIKGPVKLDEKPPILPEWGEQLRMSRRVEHREILQEDLPASPGGTTEGNATRSEASPSMGGSISSAPETGATAVGDQGKPVKVAVDSRTVTAREEGKPVAVTVVEDGPDAAPSVMERSGSLLMSVPRENVEFFGMEKNQSAMIFAAPKLLVSSGDTFSETTPVTTTGPRGHGTEVSSVGPAAVGGKVYRESQDYGD
- the nrfD gene encoding polysulfide reductase NrfD, which produces MLSEFSAIEGRSRGYWTLVGVCSLLLLLGLGAFLAIEILGHGITGMNNQVVWGMPHVFAITLLVMASGALNLGSMSTVFATIQFKQFTRFSAFLSIVLLVGGLTVLLLDLGRPDRLLLPMLHMNFRSMFTWNVFLYSGFLVLCILYLWSMFEYKQYTKVVGSTAFAWRVILTTGTGSIFGVIQARDVFHSAITGPMFVAVSLTSGTALSTIILVSTYRRTGRFMDEKLVFGLRNALIFFTLLVGYLFVVEKFTKFYSPAFYEVETWLLTGPWAWLYWFGVWGCCVIFPLAILFNSRMGNTVSGVMAASGITVVGAFGFVAHVLLAGQAYPFDMFPGFQTNSVFLDGHDALYTPALVEFVLGFGGIGLSALLFLLGIKFFRLLPAKAVPPKGWELPWSP